The Marasmius oreades isolate 03SP1 chromosome 11, whole genome shotgun sequence genome includes a region encoding these proteins:
- a CDS encoding uncharacterized protein (BUSCO:EOG09265PQX): MSASAKPVSSEDIVGQKYDRCLADFVVKAGVGFSAGVVASVILFKRRTWPIALSTGFGAGAAYADCDRSFNPARIPGVRIIPSSSESITTSK; encoded by the exons ATGTCAGCATCAGCTAAACCTGTTTCAAGCGAAGATATCGTTGGCCAAAAG TATGACCGTTGTT TGGCAGATTTTGTTGTGAAAGC AGGCGTCGGCTTTAGCGCAGGCGTCGTTGCCTCCGTCATTCTTTTCAAGC GACGCACTTGGCCCATAGCCCTTTCCACCGGTTTCGGTGCTGGTGCAGCATACGCAGACTGTGATCGTTCATTTAACCCCGCGAGGATTCCCGGAGTCAGAATCATTCCCAGTTCCTCCGAATCAATCACTACTAGCAAATAG